A window from Chaetodon trifascialis isolate fChaTrf1 chromosome 5, fChaTrf1.hap1, whole genome shotgun sequence encodes these proteins:
- the polr1a gene encoding DNA-directed RNA polymerase I subunit RPA1 yields the protein MLFGKETPWRRLGGMSFGMYSAEEIRKLSVKTITNSRFLDAVGNVAPNSLYDLALGPADSKEVCSTCCQDFNNCPGHLGHVDLPLPVYNPLLFDKLFLLIRGSCLGCHMLTCSRAAIHLLLNQLKLVDHGAMQEVYQIEQVLNQHLEENPKATGDEIQQVLKEFTDMIVRVNAGGSENVRPIKHLVEKKSSLINDFWRIHMKTRKCPYCGSGRFTVRREHNSKLIVTMPFGTKTSGNTEEDLMAGKRVYLTASTAREHTNNLWEKEAFFLKCLFSGMEEGTVSKDGVKGFCPDLFFLDLLVVPPCRYRPINRLGDQMFTNGQTVNMQAVMKDCDIIRKLLALIAGEKTAEEQEAPEQTDQTFLAGIPGLTLTDKLYNIWIRLQTHVNIVFDSDMDKMMTEKYPGIRQILEKKDGLFRKHMMGKRVDYAARSVICPDMYIGTNEIGIPMVFATKLTYPQPVTPWNVKELRQAVLNGPSVHPGASMVINEDGRRTILSATNLAQREAVAKQLLTPCPEPHKMPMKIVNRHIKNGDILLLNRQPTLHRPSIQAHCARILPGEKVLRLHYANCKAYNADFDGDEMNAHFPQSELARAEAYTLVSTDQQYLVPKDGKPLAGLIQDHMVSGTRMTIRDCFFTRVQYFELVYRGLTDKPGRVKLLPPAILKPQQLWTGKQVVSTLLLNVIPQNAVPLNLLGKSKIPSKSWIQVPPRASPGYRPDSMCDSQVVIREGELLMGVLDKAHYGSSAYGLVHCCYELYGGETSGKLLSCLARLFTAYLQLYRGFTLGVEDILVKPGANRRRQKIIQESLAIGTKALQAAFNLPSSVDQAEARSRWQDAHLNPDQRDFSVADHKFKEVANQVNNDINKVCMPVGLHTSFPDNNLQLMVQSGAKGSTVNTMQISCLLGQIELEGRRPPLMPSGKSLPCFQPYDPSPGAGGFVSGRFLTGIKPQEFFFHCMAGREGLVDTAVKTSRSGYLQRCVIKHLEGLVVQYDLTVRDSDGSVVQFLYGEDGLDIPKTQFLQPRQFPFIEDNYQVIKRSQGLDKVLACLDPQTASQHFAAIQRWRAKRELACPRRGAFLLFSQKKLAKLKQSEQKTEPDVNGRNAAVQQLIQQWYSLDESSRAKYSRKSSRCPEPSLGLFRPDVCFGSVSENFHSITDKYLQSRDGLREDSLDNHSLRQLLHYKWQRSLCDPGEAVGLLAAQSIGEPSTQMTLNTFHFAGRGEMNVTLGIPRLREILMVASSNIKTPMMSVPVLNNKRALKRAKTLRKKLTRVCLSEVLHKVDVVETLQIENQKLRKFKVTFHFLPPDRYGDDKLLSPQQILHFMETRFFRLLLEAIKKRNAKLASIAVETRKATLKDRDHDGDGGADTAGLDDGEGEEEREIVDDQGNEGDADASDAKRKDKQEEEVDYESEAEEGGDDGEDRADQEEDEEEVEANVEDTPEECQLESAGVRKQKKRRTKRDGGGEDKTLNSMRVNSVLDSNSAIERYCYDHQHELWCEVDLVLPVSEVHFDLTSVLSTLAHNAVIVETKGLTRCLLSETTTKTGEKETVLNTEGINMHEMFKHTDILDINRLYSNEVHAMANTYGIEVALKVIEKEIKDVFAVYGIEVDPRHLSLVADYMCFEGVYKPLNRHAIRSNSSPLQQMTFETSYKFLKQATMLGSHDQLVSPSACLVVGKVVKGGTGLFELKQPL from the exons ATGTTGTTTGGAAAAGAAACGCCGTGGCGGCGTTTGGGGGGCATGTCGTTTGGCATGTACTCTGCCGAAGAGATAAG GAAGTTGAGCGTAAAGACGATCACTAACTCCAGGTTTCTTGATGCTGTTGGAAATGTGGCCCCGAACAGCCTGTACGATCTGGCCCTGGGACCAGCGGACAGCAAAGAA GTGTGCTCAACCTGCTGTCAGGACTTCAACAACTGTCCAGGACACCTGGGACATGTAGACCTGCCTCTACCTGTATACAACCCACTGTTATTTGAT AAACTCTTCCTGTTGATCCGTGGTTCCTGCCTGGGATGTCACATGTTAACGTGTTCCCGAGCTGCCATCCACCTGTTGCTGAACCAGCTGAAGTTAGTGGATCATGGAGCCATGCAAGAGGTCTACCAGATTGAACAAGTTCTCAACCAG CACCTGGAGGAGAATCCCAAAGCCACTGGAGATGAGATCCAGCAGGTTCTTAAGGAGTTTACAGACATGATAGTCAGAGTGAACGCTGGAGGCTCAGAGAACGTCAGACCG ATTAAACACCTTGTTGAAAAGAAGAGCAGCCTGATAAATGACTTCTGGAGGATCCACATGAAAACTAGGAAGTGCCCTTACTGCGG gagtgGCAGGTTTACAGTGCGTCGTGAACACAACAGTAAGCTGATTGTCACAATGCCGTTTGGAACAAAGACAAGTGGCAACACGGAGG AGGATCTGATGGCTGGAAAGAGAGTCTACCTGACTGCTAGTACAGCTAGAGAACACACCAACAACCTGTGGGAGAAAGAAG CTTTCTTCTTGAAGTGCCTCTTCTCTGGGATGGAGGAGGGCACAGTGTCAAAGGATGGAGTGAAAGGTTTCTGTCCAGACCTCTTCTTCTTGGATCTACTTGTCGTCCCACCGTGCAG gtaTCGTCCAATCAACCGCCTGGGTGACCAGATGTTTACAAACGGTCAGACAGTCAACATGCAGGCTGTCATGAAGGACTGTGACATCATAAGGAAACTTCTGGCTCTCATAGCAGGGGAGAAGACtgctgaggagcaggag gCTCCTGAACAGACAGACCAGACGTTTCTGGCGGGGATCCCCGGCCTCACGTTAACAGATAAACTCTACAACATCTGGATCCGACTGCAGACCCACGTTAACATCGTCTTTGACAGTGACATGGACAAAATGATGACTGAGAAATACCCTGGAATCAGACAG ATATTGGAGAAAAAGGACGGATTGTTCCGGAAACACATGATGGGAAAACGAGTAGACTACGCCGCGCGGTCTGTCATCTGCCCTGACATGTACATTGGGACCAATGAGATAGGCATACCTATG GTGTTTGCCACCAAGCTGACCTACCCCCAGCCCGTCACTCCGTGGAACGTGAAGGAGCTCCGTCAGGCCGTTCTTAATGGGCCCAGCGTCCACCCCGGTGCTTCCATGGTGATAAACGAGGATGGCAGGAGAACCATCCTATCAGCTACCAACCTtgcacagagagaagctgtTGCCAAGCAACTTCTGACGCCCTGTCCCGAACCACATAAGATGCCCATGAAGATC gtGAATCGGCACATAAAGAACGGAGATATTTTGTTACTGAACCGACAGCCAACTCTGCACAGACCCTCCATTCAAGCCCACTGTGCACGGATCTTACCAGGAGAGAAG GTTCTAAGGCTCCACTACGCCAACTGCAAAGCGTACAATGCTGATTTTGACGGAGATGAAATGAACGCGCACTTCCCTCAAAGCGAGCTGGCCAGAGCAGAGGCCTACACGTTAGTCAGCACTGACCAGCAGTACCTCGTTCCCAAG GACGGTAAACCTTTAGCAGGTCTGATCCAGGATCACATGGTATCGGGTACGAGGATGACGATACGAGACTGTTTCTTCACCAGAGTCCAGTACTTTGAGTTGGTGTACAGGGGACTGACTGACAAACCAGGCAGAGTTAAACTGCTGCCGCCGGCCATTCTCAAACCACAGCAGCTCTGGACAGGAAAGCAG GTGGTGTCTACGCTCCTGCTGAATGTAATCCCTCAGAATGCTGTGCCCCTCAACCTGCTTGGCAAATCGAAAATCCCCAGCAAATCATGGATCCAAGTCCCACCACGAGCTTCTCCAGGCTACAGACCCGACAGCATGTGTGACTCACag GTTGTGATTCGTGAGGGGGAACTGTTGATGGGGGTTCTGGACAAAGCCCACTACGGCTCGTCGGCCTATGGTCTGGTCCACTGCTGCTATGAGCTGTATGGAGGGGAGACGAGTGGCAAACTGCTCAGCTGTCTGGCTCGCCTCTTCACTGCTTACCTGCAGCTATACAGAGGCTTTACTCTGG gTGTGGAAGACATTCTGGTGAAACCGGGCGCCAACAGGAGGAGGCAAAAAATCATTCAAGAATCACTGGCGATTGGCACCAAA GCTCTCCAGGCAGCCTTCAACCTGCCCTCCTCTGTGGATCAAGCTGAGGCTCGGAGCCGCTGGCAGGATGCTCACCTCAACCCAGATCAGAGAGACTTCAGCGTGGCCGACCACAAGTTCAAAGAAGTGGCCAACCAAGTGAACAATGACATTAACAAG GTGTGCATGCCAGTTGGACTCCACACCTCTTTCCCAGACAACAACCTCCAGCTGATGGTCCAGTCAGGAGCCAAGGGCTCCACTGTAAACACCATGCAG ATTTCATGTCTACTCGGTCAGATTGAGTTGGAGGGTCGCAGGCCTCCACTGATGCCTTCTGGGAAGTCCTTGCCGTGCTTCCAGCCATATGACCCCTCACCCGGTGCTGGCGGCTTTGTTTCTGGAAGGTTCCTCACAGGCATCAAACCGCAG GAGTTTTTCTTCCACTGTATGGCTGGCAGAGAGGGACTGGTCGACACAGCCGTGAAAACATCTCGATCAGGATACCTGCAGAG ATGTGTCATAAAACATCTGGAGGGTTTGGTAGTGCAGTACGATCTGACGGTTAGGGACAGCGATGGATCTGTGGTCCAGTTCCTGTACGGTGAAGATGGGCTGGATATCCCCAAGACTCAGTTCCTGCAGCCAAGACAGTTCCCCTTCATAGAGGATAACTATCAG GTTATCAAGAGGTCCCAGGGTCTGGACAAGGTTTTGGCATGTTTGGACCCTCAGACTGCCAGTCAACACTTTGCAGCCATCCAGCGatggagagcaaagagagagtTGGCATGTCCACGGAGAG GAGCATTCTTGCTGTTTTCCCAGAAGAAGCTGGCCAAACTGAAACAGAGTGAACAAAAAACAGAACCAGATGTAAATGGAAGGAATGCTGCTGTACAGCAG CTCATACAGCAGTGGTACTCTCTGGATGAATCCAGCAGGGCAAAATACAGCAGGAAGTCCTCCCGCTGCCCTGAGCCCTCTCTGGGTTTGTTTAGGCCTGACGTCTGCTTCGGATCAGTATCTGAAAACTTTCACAGCATCACAGACAAATacctgcagagcagagacggGCTGAGGGAAGACAGCCTCGACAACCACAG cCTGCGCCAGCTGTTGCACTATAAGTGGCAGCGCTCACTGTGTGACCCAGGTGAAGCAGTGGGTCTGCTGGCAGCTCAGTCCATCGGTGAGCCCTCCACCCAAATGACCCTCAACACCTTCCACTTTGCTGGCAGAGGAGAGATGAACGTTACTTTGGGAATACCTCG ACTGAGGGAGATCCTGATGGTGGCCAGCTCCAACATTAAAACTCCCATGATGAGCGTTCCTGTGCTAAACAACAAGAGAGCCTTGAAGAGAGCCAAGACGCTGCGTAAGAAACTCACcagggtctgtctgtctgag gtGCTACACAAGGTGGATGTGGTTGAGACATTACAGATTGAAAATCAAAAGCTGCGTAAGTTCAAAGTcaccttccacttcctgcctcCTGACCGTTACGGGGATGATAAGCTGTTGTCACCGCAACAGATCCTCCACTTCATGGaaaccag GTTTTTCCGTCTCCTTCTTGAAGCCATTAAGAAACGCAATGCCAAGCTGGCCTCCATCGCCGTGGAAACAAGGAAGGCCACCCTCAAAGATAGGGACcatgatggtgatggaggagctgacaCAGCAGGG TTAGATGacggggagggagaggaggagcgagagATTGTTGATGACCAGGGGAACGAAGGAGACGCTGATGCCTCAGACGCCAAGcgaaaagacaaacaggaagaggag gtgGACTATGAGAGTGAggcggaggagggaggtgaTGATGGCGAGGACAGAGCAGatcaggaggaggacgaggaggaggtggaggcgaACGTGGAGGACACTCCGGAAGAATGCCAGCTAGAATCTGCAGGAGtgagaaagcagaaaaagagacgaacaaagagagatggaggaggagaagacaagACCTTGAATTCGATGAGAGTGAACTCTGTTCTGGACTCTAACTCGGCGATAGAGAGATATTGCTACGATCACCAGCATGAACTTTGGTGTGAG GTTGATCTGGTCTTGCCGGTGAGCGAGGTGCACTTTGACCTGACCTCTGTCCTGTCAACACTGGCCCACAACGCCGTCATTGTGGAGACCAAAGGCTTGACGCGCTGCTTGCTGAGCGAAACCACAACAAAGACAGGCGAGAAGGAAACTGTTCTCAACACGGAAGGCATCAACATGCACGAAATGTTCAAGCACACTGAT ATCTTGGACATCAACAGATTGTACTCCAATGAGGTCCATGCCATGGCTAACACCTATGGGATTGAAGTGGCTCTGAAAGTCATAGAGAAGGAGATCAAAGATGTCTTTGCTGTCTATG gtATCGAGGTGGACCCCAGACATCTGTCCCTGGTAGCAGACTACATGTGTTTTGAAGGTGTATATAAGCCTTTAAACCGGCACGCCATCCGATCCAACTCCTCCCCTCTGCAGCAGATGACCTTTGAGACCAGCTACAAGTTTCTCAAACAGGCTACTATGCTGG GGTCACATGACCAGTTGGTGTCACCCTCCGCCTGCCTGGTGGTGGGGAAGGTTGTCAAAGGCGGAACAGGACTGTTTGAACTGAAACAGCCTCTTTAG
- the ptcd3 gene encoding small ribosomal subunit protein mS39: MVSPSQKPSVCNNMAAPGWHVGRYIQRNSRFLLNNFEQIWGHRGFACTPALRQQAAEANKESTETIVIPRKKTWSKEAVLEALASTVSRDYTAYPYLFQDDPYLSPKNSSEFKLFSLSHESGRSAAKYFVDSNPKFFTKDFAEPHIPCLMPETVSLLLEEVSEEALKERISLRKVAAAVDMYDQLMQAGTAVSMETSQDLLDLICFYCDRDPVQDGSEEEVTERSESEEGVKRRKRRLRHVSEIIKPTWKENNNAERIFNLLPERDTRCYSALIRGMVMHGAPAKAFSLYTDMLNNRLTADVHIFNALISAAPAVREIYNERWDLITELLKQMSQQKVQPNLMTFNSVLQALKRCGLLARTQAGHTMSEMVAMGIAPSLASYNHILAIFSKAASSGQPNPDVLHDVMSELQGTSFTCRDPDDVLFFASAMKICMDNKDLEMAYWVQSLVEFGENWRLLGDSYQQSVYYGRFFNLLCSMGHIDEVLEWYRRFVPSLFYPSPQGMKDLMQALDTDNRLDLLPTIWKDMRSQGHDNKRDLTEEMLTLMARDQHSPEVQESFAACALDVKSVYEGDNGRPSLEWGISSLSHVTTLLLRANKTQQAWDMLQLFKSQNRVPPEQLLQDFLSVCRSDGSAQRAVELVQLSAAFCLSVTPTLAKQTLAEFNVTEKQRAVLSELESAGESCD, encoded by the exons ATGGTTTCTCCCTCCCAGAAGCCTTCAGTGTGCAACAATATGGCGGCGCCCGGTTGGCACGTAGGGCGTTACATCCAGAGAAACAGCCGATTTTTGCTAAATAACTTCGAGCAGATATGGGGTCACAG GGGTTTTGCTTGCACTCCGGCTCTGCGACAACAAGCTGCGGAAGCCAATAAAG AATCTACAGAGACAATCGTCATCCCCAGGAAGAAAACATG GAGCAAGGAGGCAGTGCTGGAGGCTCTGGCTTCCACTGTCAGCAGG GATTATACAGCATATCCTTACCTGTTCCAGGATGATCCTTACCTCTCACCCAAGAACTCCTCCGAGTTT aagctgttctctctctcccatgaGTCTGGCAGATCTGCAGCCAAATACTTTGTTGACAGCAATCCCAAGTTCTTCACCAAAGACTTTGCTGAACCACATATACCA TGTCTGATGCCAGAGACTGTGTCACTGCTTCTCGAGGAGGTGAGTGAAGAGGCTCTGAAAGAACGAATCAGCTTGAGGAAAGTTGCAGCTGCTGTCGACATGTACGATCAGCTAATGCAGGCTG GCACAGCAGTCTCGATGGAAACCAGCCAGGACCTGCTGGACCTGATCTGTTTCTACTGTGACAGAGATCCTGTGCAGGATGGCTCAGAAGAGGAGGTCACA GAGAGATCTGAGTCAGAAGAGGGGgtgaagagaaggaaaaggagactGCGCCACGTGTCAGAAATCATCAAGCCCAcctggaaagaaaacaacaacgcAGAGAGAATCTTTAACCTGctgccagagagagacacacgGTGTTACTCTGCTCTGATCCGAGGCATGGTGATG CATGGAGCCCCTGCAAAGGCCTTCAGCTTGTACACTGACATGCTCAACAACAGACTGACGG CTGACGTCCACATCTTCAATGCATTGATCTCAGCGGCTCCAGCTGTCAGAGAAATATACAACGAGAGATGGGACCTCATCACT gagctTTTGAAGCAGATGAGCCAACAGAAAGTTCAGCCCAACCTGATGACCTTTAACAGTGTCCTCCAAGCTCTGAAACGCTGTGGCCTTCTGGCCAGAACGCAAGCTGGACACACTATGAGTGAGATGGTGGCTATGGGAATAG cTCCCAGCCTCGCCTCCTACAACCACATCCTCGCAATCTTTTCCAAAGCAG cctcctctGGCCAGCCCAACCCTGATGTTTTACATGATGTGATGTCAGAGCTGCAAGGAACCAGCTTCACCTGCCGGGACCCTGATGATG ttCTGTTCTTTGCAAGTGCGATGAAAATC TGTATGGATAATAAAGATCTGGAGATGGCTTATTGGGTCCAGAGTCTAGTAGAATTCGGGGAGAACTGGAGGCTTCTGGGAGATTCCTACCAACAGAGTGTTTACTA tggtCGCTTCTTCAACCTGCTGTGTTCAATGGGACACATTGACGAGGTGCTGGAGTGGTACAGACGGTTCGTTCCCTCG TTGTTTTACCCGAGCCCTCAAGGAATGAAGGACCTGATGCAGGCTCTGGACACAGACAATCGCCTGGACCTGCTGCCCACTATATGGAAAG ATATGCGCTCTCAGGGTCATGATAATAAGAGGGATCTGACAGAGGAGATGCTCACCCTGATGGCCAGAGACCAACACAGTCCTGAG gtTCAGGAGTCTTTTGCAGCATGTGCTCTAGATGTAAAGAGTGTGTACGAGGGAGACAATGGGAGGCCCAGCCTGGAGTGGGGAATCTCCTCCCTCTCGCACGTCACCACCCTGCTGCTGCGAGCCAACAAGACCCAACAGGCCTG ggacatgctgcagctcttcaaatCCCAGAACAGAGTTCCTCC cgagcagctgctgcaggacttcCTCTCGGTGTGTCGCAGCGATGGCTCTGCCCAAAGAGCAGTGGAGCTggttcagctgtctgcagccttctgtctgtctgtaacacCAACACTGGCCAAGCAAACACTGGCTGAGTTTAATGTGACTGAGAAGcaaag AGCTGTGTTATCTGAACTGGAGTCTGCAGGAGAGTCCTGTGACTGA